In one Alosa alosa isolate M-15738 ecotype Scorff River chromosome 14, AALO_Geno_1.1, whole genome shotgun sequence genomic region, the following are encoded:
- the LOC125306916 gene encoding dihydroxyacetone phosphate acyltransferase-like isoform X1, giving the protein METLCTEKTPEPGAFLDILEERRRTSDLSHALRTFSPQPYKGHPPITASALNQAVLDSQHLHYIVEEIATESGEPVEVIREKASGILNEMSHNLQLSSIRLLGYTLSKVFKRAFHTVLVNEDGLNQLRQAIQEHPVILLPNHRSYMDFLVLSYIMFTYDLSMPVIAAGIALMDMMFFAPLLRRSGAFFIRRAIRADKLYWAVLSEYVRTIVRTGYAPVEFYIEGYRSRTLKSLNPKLGMIHMVLEPFFNGEVDDISLVPISISYDRVIEESLLAHELLGFPKPKESTMSLLKAWNVLANDNGSMHVCFGQPISVRELAKGRINFSQHNQVPREMPQNPSEETQEFVSVMGHGVVRLQERGMVISPWSLMATILLQSPEGLGLDTLTQRTTWLRDIVLKFGTHLDWPAQVSDEEVISSNISRHRSMVCCEGGRVLLIEEQGPDGEESITPETAVFRRASIVLMCVSYRNQALHIFVRPALVALAIATTSSTKKEDVFTHFKFLQELFSNEFVFVPGMVTEDFKEGCSLLVKCGVLQASDQELVVIEHGTDTASFLRAILQPFLETYQVVFRHMTEDGVVVFAEKQYIPAVRSYCLKLILAGELQTYEALSSDMQKNVLYTLVRMTAVTKTKVGDQNEFRVDKAAIQRIADILGSIGSHVV; this is encoded by the exons TGTACAGAGAAAACACCTGAACCAGGTGCATTCCTGGATAttctggaggagaggagaaggaccAGTGACCTAAGCCATGCCCTAAGAACCTTTTCTCCCCAGCCTTATAAAGGACATCCACCTATCACAGCTAGTGCTCTAAACCAAGCAGTACTGGACTCGCAGCACTTGCACTATATTGTAGAGGAg ATTGCCACAGAAAGTGGAGAACCTGTGGAGGTCATCAGAGAGAAGGCTTCTGGAATACTCAATGAGATGTCACACAATCTGCAGCTCAGCTCTATTCGACTGTTAGGATACACACTCAGCAAGGTGTTCAAAAGAGCCTTCCATACAGTCCTGGTGAATGAGGATGGCCTGAACCAG CTTCGACAGGCCATTCAGGAGCACCCAGTCATCTTGTTGCCCAATCATAGGAGCTATATGGACTTCCTGGTTCTTTCTTACATCATGTTCACCTATGACCTCTCCATGCCTGTCATTGCTGCAGGAATTG CTCTCATGGACATGATGTTCTTTGCTCCATTACTGCGGCGTTCTGGAGCATTTTTTATCCGTCGGGCAATCAGGGCAGATAAGCTCTACTGGGCAGTGCTGTCAGAGTATGTCAGAACCATTGTGAGG ACTGGTTATGCCCCTGTGGAGTTCTACATTGAAGGATATCGGAGTCGAACACTGAAGTCTCTGAATCCCAAATTAG gtatgATTCACATGGTTCTGGAGCCTTTTTTTAATGGTGAGGTGGATGACATCAGCCTGGTGCCAATCAGCATCAGTTATGATCGGGTAATTGAAGAGTCTCTACTGGCCCATGAACTGCTGGGATTTCCCAAACCAAAAGAGTCCACTATG AGTCTCCTAAAAGCTTGGAATGTTCTGGCAAATGATAACGgctccatgcatgtgtgttttggtcAGCCCATCTCTGTCAGAGAGCTTGCCAAGGGGAGGATCAACTTTTCGCAGCATAACCAAGTACCCAG GGAAATGCCTCAGAATCCCAGTGAGGAGACTCAGGAGTTTGTGAGCGTCATGGGCCATGGAGTGGTGCGTCTGCAGGAGAGAGGCATGGTCATCAGCCCCTGGAGCCTCATGGCCACCATCCTGCTCCAGAGCCCTGAGGGCCTAGGCTTGGACACCCTCACCCAGCGCACCACCTGGCTGCGGGATATCGTTCTGAAGTTTGGGACCCATCTGGACTGGCCTG CACAGGTTTCTGATGAGGAAGTGATATCATCCAACATATCCCGCCACCGGTCGATGGTTTGTTGTGAGGGGGGGCGAGTGCTTCTGATAGAGGAGCAGGGTCCTGATGGGGAGGAATCCATCACTCCAGAGACTGCCGTGTTCAGGCGTGCGTCCATCGTGCTCATGTGCGTCTCCTACAGGAACCAGGCCCTGCACATCTTTGTGCGGCCTGCCCTGGTTGCTCTCGCTATAGCAACCACTTCCAGCACCAAAAAGG AGGATGTCTTCACACACTTCAAATTTCTACAGGAGCTTTTCTCCAATGAGTTTGTCTTTGTGCCTGGAATGGTTACTGAG GACTTTAAGGAGGGTTGTTCACTGCTGGTGAAGTGTGGCGTACTTCAGGCTTCAGATCAAGAGCTTGTTGTGATAGAACATGGTACAGACACAGCTTCCTTTCTTAGGGCCATCCTCCAgccattcttagaaacatatcAG GTGGTTTTCCGTCATATGACTGAGGATGGTGTTGTGGTATTTGCCGAGAAACAGTACATACCTGCGGTCCGTTCTTACTGTCTGAAACTCATCCTTGCTG GTGAACTCCAGACGTATGAGGCTTTGTCCTCGGACATGCAAAAGAATGTCCTCTACACACTGGTGAGGATGACCGCTGTAACTAAAACAAAAGT AGGTGACCAGAACGAGTTTAGAGTCGACAAAGCTGCCATCCAGAGAATTGCAGACATTTTGGGATCCATTGGGAGCCATGTGGTGTAA
- the LOC125306916 gene encoding dihydroxyacetone phosphate acyltransferase-like isoform X2 has product METLCTEKTPEPGAFLDILEERRRTSDLSHALRTFSPQPYKGHPPITASALNQAVLDSQHLHYIVEEIATESGEPVEVIREKASGILNEMSHNLQLSSIRLLGYTLSKVFKRAFHTVLVNEDGLNQLRQAIQEHPVILLPNHRSYMDFLVLSYIMFTYDLSMPVIAAGIALMDMMFFAPLLRRSGAFFIRRAIRADKLYWAVLSEYVRTIVRTGYAPVEFYIEGYRSRTLKSLNPKLGMIHMVLEPFFNGEVDDISLVPISISYDRVIEESLLAHELLGFPKPKESTMPISVRELAKGRINFSQHNQVPREMPQNPSEETQEFVSVMGHGVVRLQERGMVISPWSLMATILLQSPEGLGLDTLTQRTTWLRDIVLKFGTHLDWPAQVSDEEVISSNISRHRSMVCCEGGRVLLIEEQGPDGEESITPETAVFRRASIVLMCVSYRNQALHIFVRPALVALAIATTSSTKKEDVFTHFKFLQELFSNEFVFVPGMVTEDFKEGCSLLVKCGVLQASDQELVVIEHGTDTASFLRAILQPFLETYQVVFRHMTEDGVVVFAEKQYIPAVRSYCLKLILAGELQTYEALSSDMQKNVLYTLVRMTAVTKTKVGDQNEFRVDKAAIQRIADILGSIGSHVV; this is encoded by the exons TGTACAGAGAAAACACCTGAACCAGGTGCATTCCTGGATAttctggaggagaggagaaggaccAGTGACCTAAGCCATGCCCTAAGAACCTTTTCTCCCCAGCCTTATAAAGGACATCCACCTATCACAGCTAGTGCTCTAAACCAAGCAGTACTGGACTCGCAGCACTTGCACTATATTGTAGAGGAg ATTGCCACAGAAAGTGGAGAACCTGTGGAGGTCATCAGAGAGAAGGCTTCTGGAATACTCAATGAGATGTCACACAATCTGCAGCTCAGCTCTATTCGACTGTTAGGATACACACTCAGCAAGGTGTTCAAAAGAGCCTTCCATACAGTCCTGGTGAATGAGGATGGCCTGAACCAG CTTCGACAGGCCATTCAGGAGCACCCAGTCATCTTGTTGCCCAATCATAGGAGCTATATGGACTTCCTGGTTCTTTCTTACATCATGTTCACCTATGACCTCTCCATGCCTGTCATTGCTGCAGGAATTG CTCTCATGGACATGATGTTCTTTGCTCCATTACTGCGGCGTTCTGGAGCATTTTTTATCCGTCGGGCAATCAGGGCAGATAAGCTCTACTGGGCAGTGCTGTCAGAGTATGTCAGAACCATTGTGAGG ACTGGTTATGCCCCTGTGGAGTTCTACATTGAAGGATATCGGAGTCGAACACTGAAGTCTCTGAATCCCAAATTAG gtatgATTCACATGGTTCTGGAGCCTTTTTTTAATGGTGAGGTGGATGACATCAGCCTGGTGCCAATCAGCATCAGTTATGATCGGGTAATTGAAGAGTCTCTACTGGCCCATGAACTGCTGGGATTTCCCAAACCAAAAGAGTCCACTATG CCCATCTCTGTCAGAGAGCTTGCCAAGGGGAGGATCAACTTTTCGCAGCATAACCAAGTACCCAG GGAAATGCCTCAGAATCCCAGTGAGGAGACTCAGGAGTTTGTGAGCGTCATGGGCCATGGAGTGGTGCGTCTGCAGGAGAGAGGCATGGTCATCAGCCCCTGGAGCCTCATGGCCACCATCCTGCTCCAGAGCCCTGAGGGCCTAGGCTTGGACACCCTCACCCAGCGCACCACCTGGCTGCGGGATATCGTTCTGAAGTTTGGGACCCATCTGGACTGGCCTG CACAGGTTTCTGATGAGGAAGTGATATCATCCAACATATCCCGCCACCGGTCGATGGTTTGTTGTGAGGGGGGGCGAGTGCTTCTGATAGAGGAGCAGGGTCCTGATGGGGAGGAATCCATCACTCCAGAGACTGCCGTGTTCAGGCGTGCGTCCATCGTGCTCATGTGCGTCTCCTACAGGAACCAGGCCCTGCACATCTTTGTGCGGCCTGCCCTGGTTGCTCTCGCTATAGCAACCACTTCCAGCACCAAAAAGG AGGATGTCTTCACACACTTCAAATTTCTACAGGAGCTTTTCTCCAATGAGTTTGTCTTTGTGCCTGGAATGGTTACTGAG GACTTTAAGGAGGGTTGTTCACTGCTGGTGAAGTGTGGCGTACTTCAGGCTTCAGATCAAGAGCTTGTTGTGATAGAACATGGTACAGACACAGCTTCCTTTCTTAGGGCCATCCTCCAgccattcttagaaacatatcAG GTGGTTTTCCGTCATATGACTGAGGATGGTGTTGTGGTATTTGCCGAGAAACAGTACATACCTGCGGTCCGTTCTTACTGTCTGAAACTCATCCTTGCTG GTGAACTCCAGACGTATGAGGCTTTGTCCTCGGACATGCAAAAGAATGTCCTCTACACACTGGTGAGGATGACCGCTGTAACTAAAACAAAAGT AGGTGACCAGAACGAGTTTAGAGTCGACAAAGCTGCCATCCAGAGAATTGCAGACATTTTGGGATCCATTGGGAGCCATGTGGTGTAA
- the zmp:0000001138 gene encoding H-2 class I histocompatibility antigen, alpha chain isoform X1, whose translation MMQIQALLYSLALSHLKIETKIHVCHVAGDAAVKKLRIGCLCCTQLVCYIRERRKMGSILALHLLVSLLQFSQNMAWTDYEAVSILAYTRLTSRDSVEQGVLVLVNEAVFAYFNATEKTFLLRPTAMAGFSVLEAKERMYCVSEVINAFPRQQDYLDKLIKQTNGAKPPKLSPSVNVYSHFPAMPGSPNYLYCYATGFYPGDIEISFVLNGRPFPGPTESSDLVYGEDWTFRVFKYISILPLPGEVYECFVNHSSLAQPKITVWRPEVSKTIGASVWLTAVVAAACGGALGCFMSVFVWRQRNVTK comes from the exons ATGATGCAAATTCAAGCGTTACTTTATAGCCTAGCCCTTAGCCATCtcaaaatcgaaaccaaaattcATGTTTGTCATGTTGCTGGCGACGCTGCTGTCAAGAAGTTGCGAATAGGCTGTCTCTGCTGTACGCAGTTAGTCTGTTATAttagagaaagaaggaagatgGGTAGCATTCTCGCACTACATCTGTTGGTTTCACTATTGCAGTTTTCACAAAATATGGCATGGACAG ATTACGAAGCAGTCAGCATCCTCGCCTACACCAGGTTGACTAGCAGGGACTCCGTGGAACAAGGAGTACTCGTCCTCGTGAATGAGGCTGTTTTTGCATACTTTAACGCCACTGAGAAAACCTTCCTGCTTCGGCCTACTGCGATGGCAGGCTTTTCTGTACTGGAAGCAAAAGAacgtatgtattgtgtgtctgaGGTCATCAACGCCTTTCCACGCCAACAAGACTATCTGGACAAGTTGATCAAGCAGACTAATGGTGCCAAGCCGCCTAAAC TGAGCCCTTCAGTTAATGTATACAGCCATTTTCCTGCAATGCCAGGAAGTCCTAACTACCTCTACTGCTATGCCACTGGCTTCTACCCTGGAGATATAGAGATCAGCTTTGTTCTCAATGGACGTCCATTCCCTGGTCCTACAGAGTCTTCTGATTTAGTGTATGGGGAGGACTGGACCTTCAGAGTGTTTAAATATATCAGCATCCTCCCCCTACCCGGAGAGGTGTATGAGTGCTTTGTCAACCACAGCAGCCTCGCTCAACCTAAAATAACTGTCTGGC GGCCAGAAGTGTCAAAGACGATTGGGGCATCCGTTTGGTTGACCGCTGTGGTGGCTGCAGCTTGTGGGGGAGCATTGGGCTGcttcatgtctgtgtttgtatggagACAGAGAAATGTTACAAAGTAG
- the zmp:0000001138 gene encoding H-2 class I histocompatibility antigen, alpha chain isoform X2: MLQLSPCYNHTRSPLLDVGEKKDVICRYNLHLKLDVQNRSLRSGFKFKFSSWSLRNYEAVSILAYTRLTSRDSVEQGVLVLVNEAVFAYFNATEKTFLLRPTAMAGFSVLEAKERMYCVSEVINAFPRQQDYLDKLIKQTNGAKPPKLSPSVNVYSHFPAMPGSPNYLYCYATGFYPGDIEISFVLNGRPFPGPTESSDLVYGEDWTFRVFKYISILPLPGEVYECFVNHSSLAQPKITVWRPEVSKTIGASVWLTAVVAAACGGALGCFMSVFVWRQRNVTK, encoded by the exons ATGTTACAACTCTCCCCATGTTACAACCatacccggtctcccctactgGACGTCGGGGAAAAAAAAGACGTCATCTGTCGTTACAATCTGCACCTGAAATTGGACGTCCAAAATAGGTCTCTTCGCAGtgggttcaagttcaagttcagttcatgGTCTCTTCGCA ATTACGAAGCAGTCAGCATCCTCGCCTACACCAGGTTGACTAGCAGGGACTCCGTGGAACAAGGAGTACTCGTCCTCGTGAATGAGGCTGTTTTTGCATACTTTAACGCCACTGAGAAAACCTTCCTGCTTCGGCCTACTGCGATGGCAGGCTTTTCTGTACTGGAAGCAAAAGAacgtatgtattgtgtgtctgaGGTCATCAACGCCTTTCCACGCCAACAAGACTATCTGGACAAGTTGATCAAGCAGACTAATGGTGCCAAGCCGCCTAAAC TGAGCCCTTCAGTTAATGTATACAGCCATTTTCCTGCAATGCCAGGAAGTCCTAACTACCTCTACTGCTATGCCACTGGCTTCTACCCTGGAGATATAGAGATCAGCTTTGTTCTCAATGGACGTCCATTCCCTGGTCCTACAGAGTCTTCTGATTTAGTGTATGGGGAGGACTGGACCTTCAGAGTGTTTAAATATATCAGCATCCTCCCCCTACCCGGAGAGGTGTATGAGTGCTTTGTCAACCACAGCAGCCTCGCTCAACCTAAAATAACTGTCTGGC GGCCAGAAGTGTCAAAGACGATTGGGGCATCCGTTTGGTTGACCGCTGTGGTGGCTGCAGCTTGTGGGGGAGCATTGGGCTGcttcatgtctgtgtttgtatggagACAGAGAAATGTTACAAAGTAG